From a single Rosa rugosa chromosome 7, drRosRugo1.1, whole genome shotgun sequence genomic region:
- the LOC133721873 gene encoding leucine-rich repeat receptor-like tyrosine-protein kinase PXC3: MPFSQFGSLEKKFEFFSTDTCKRRQPAMAFLWLLLLFVAGFLSQSQSQLVGAQLHDQTTLLAINEELGGLPGWGGVNNSDYCSWPGISCGLNHSMVERLDLSHHDLRGNVTIISGLKALRRLDLSFNDFHGSIPSALGNLSQLEFLDLSLNKFEGSIPLELGNLRNLRSLNLSNNLLVGQIPNEIQGLHKLEDFQISSNKLNGSIPLWVGNLTNLRVFTAYENALGGKIPDNLGSVSDLESLNLHSNWLEGPIPKSIFASGKLEFLVLTQNRLSGDIPREIGSCSSLSSIRIGNNDLVGSIPHTVGNISGLTYFEADNNNLSGEIVPEFSNCSNLTLLNLASNGFTGRIPPELGQLMNLQELILSGNSLYGDIPKSILRCKNLNKLDLSNNRINGTLPNDICNMSRLQYLLLSQNSIRGEIPHEIGNCVKLLELQMGRNYLTGNVPPEIGHIKNLQIALNLSFNHLRGPLPPELGKLDKLVSLDVSNNQLSDIIPSAFKGMLSLIEVNFSNNLFTGPVPTFIPFQKSPNSSFLGNKGLCGEPLSSSCGSSYSADHDNYHHRVSYRIILAVIGSGLAIFVSVTVVVLLFMMREKQEKEERAAETEDEGANNVPVIVAGSVFVENLRQAIDLDCAVKATLKDSNKVSTGTFSTVYKAVMPSGLIVSVKRLKSMDRTIVHHQNKMIRELERLSKLCHDNLVRPIGFVIYEDVALLLHHYLPYGTLCQLLHESSKKPEYEPDWPTRLSIAIGVAEGLAFLHNVAIIHLDISSGNVLLDGNFKPLVGEIEISKLLDPSRGTASISAVAGSFGYIPPEYAYTMQVTAPGNVYSYGVILLEILTTKLPVDEAFDEGVDLVKWVHNAPMRGETPEQILDARLSTVSFGWRKEMLAALKIALLCTDNIPAKRPKMKKVVEMLQEIK, encoded by the exons ATGCCCTTTTCTCAGTTTGGGAGTTTGGAGAAGAAATTTGAGTTCTTTTCCACAGACACCTGCAAAAGAAGGCAACCAGCAATGGCATTTTTGTGGTTGTTGCTCCTTTTTGTAGCTGGGTTCTTATCCCAGTCTCAGTCTCAGCTTGTGGGTGCTCAGCTTCATGACCAGACCACATTGTTGGCCATTAATGAAGAGCTTGGAGGACTGCCTGGGTGGGGTGGTGTCAACAACTCAGACTACTGTTCTTGGCCTGGCATTAGCTGCGGTTTGAACCATTCAATGGTGGAAAGGCTTGATCTTTCTCATCATGACCTTCGAGGTAATGTGACTATCATTTCTGGGCTCAAAGCTTTGAGGAGGCTTGACCTCTCTTTTAATGATTTCCATGGATCCATTCCTTCTGCTCTTGGAAATTTATCTCAGCTTGAGTTTCTTGATTTGTCTTTGAATAAGTTTGAAGGTTCAATTCCACTAGAGCTGGGTAACCTCAGAAACCTTAGATCTTTGAACCTGTCCAATAACTTGCTTGTAGGACAAATACCAAATGAAATTCAGGGCCTACATAAGTTAGAGGACTTTCAAATATCTAGTAACAAGCTGAATGGTTCTATCCCACTTTGGGTGGGGAACTTGACCAATTTGAGAGTTTTTACTGCCTATGAGAATGCGTTGGGGGGTAAAATTCCGGATAATCTAGGCTCTGTTTCTGACCTTGAATCGTTGAATCTACATTCCAACTGGCTAGAAGGCCCAATCCCCAAGAGCATTTTTGCTTCAGGGAAGCTGGAGTTTTTAGTTTTGACCCAGAACAGATTAAGTGGAGATATTCCTCGAGAAATAGGAAGCTGCAGTAGTCTTTCTAGCATCCGAATTGGGAACAATGATCTTGTAGGTAGCATTCCTCACACAGTTGGGAATATTAGTGGCCTAACTTACTTTGAAGCAGACAACAACAATCTTTCTGGTGAAATTGTTCCAGAATTTTCCAACTGCTCAAATCTTACCCTCCTAAATTTAGCCTCAAATGGATTTACTGGAAGGATTCCTCCAGAGCTTGGACAGCTTATGAATCTGCAGGAGTTGATTCTCTCCGGTAACAGTCTATATGGAGATATTCCCAAATCAATTCTTAGGTGCAAGAATCTTAACAAGCTGGATCTCAGCAACAACAGAATCAATGGTACCTTACCGAATGATATCTGTAACATGTCAAGATTGCAATACTTGCTATTGAGCCAGAATTCGATAAGGGGGGAGATACCTCATGAGATTGGGAACTGTGTTAAACTGCTTGAGCTGCAAATGGGAAGAAACTATTTGACTGGCAATGTCCCTCCTGAAATTGGTCATATCAAAAACTTGCAGATAGCCTTAAATTTGAGCTTCAACCATCTCCGTGGGCCTCTTCCCCCTGAATTAGGGAAACTTGACAAGCTTGTTTCTCTTGATGTCTCCAATAATCAGCTTTCCGATATTATTCCATCTGCATTTAAGGGAATGCTGAGCTTGATAGAGGTTAATTTTTCGAACAATCTATTTACTGGTCCAGTACCGACATTCATACCATTTCAGAAAAGTCCAAATTCAAGTTTTCTGGGAAATAAAGGGCTATGTGGAGAGCCACTGAGCTCCTCATGTGGAAGTTCTTACAGTGCTGACCATGATAATTACCATCACAGGGTTTCTTACAGAATCATACTCGCAGTTATTGGTTCTGGTTTGGCAATTTTTGTCTCTGTAACTGTAGTTGTTCTGCTGTTTATGATGAGAGAGAAGcaggagaaggaagagagagctGCTGAAACTGAAGATGAAGGAGCCAACAACGTACCAGTGATAGTAGCAGGGAGTGTTTTTGTTGAGAATCTCAGACAAGCAATTGATCTTGATTGTGCTGTTAAAGCAACATTGAAGGATTCAAACAAGGTCAGTACTGGGACTTTTAGCACTGTTTACAAGGCTGTAATGCCATCTGGGCTGATTGTATCAGTGAAGCGACTAAAATCCATGGACAGGACAATAGTTCATCACCAGAACAAGATGATTAGAGAGCTTGAAAGGCTGAGTAAACTCTGCCATGATAACCTAGTGCGCCCCATTGGATTTGTTATTTATGAAGATGTTGCTCTTTTGCTGCATCATTACTTGCCTTATGGGACATTATGTCAGCTTCTTCATGAATCTTCCAAGAAACCTGAATATGAACCCGACTGGCCAACAAGACTTTCTATTGCCATTGGAGTGGCAGAAGGGTTGGCTTTTCTTCATAATGTGGCAATTATCCACCTTGATATATCTTCTGGCAATGTTCTTTTGGATGGTAACTTCAAGCCTCTGGTTGGAGAGATTGAGATTTCAAAGCTGTTGGATCCATCCAGAGGCACAGCCAGTATTAGTGCAGTTGCTGGATCCTTTGGTTATATTCCTCCAG AATATGCGTATACAATGCAAGTTACAGCTCCTGGAAATGTTTATAGCTATGGCGTTATTTTGCTGGAGATCCTTACTACAAAATTGCCAGTAGATGAGGCCTTCGATGAGGGAGTAGATTTGGTGAAGTGGGTGCATAATGCTCCTATGAGAGGGGAAACCCCAGAGCAGATTCTTGACGCAAGGCTCAGCACGGTTTCCTTTGGTTGGAGGAAAGAAATGCTTGCAGCACTGAAGATTGCATTACTCTGCACTGACAACATCCCGGCCAAACGGCCAAAAATGAAGAAGGTTGTGGAAATGCTTCAAGAAATAAAGTAA
- the LOC133721709 gene encoding uncharacterized protein LOC133721709, with product MGHAKYIFPAVLGSFAVAWAFDHFVADKKIFGGTTPSTVANKEWWEATDKKFQAWPRTAGPPVVMNPISRQNFIVKAGTDE from the exons ATGGGCCACGCGAAATACATCTTTCCTGCTGTGTTGGGATCATTTGCAGTGGCATGGGCATTTGACCATTTTGTTGCTGACAAGAAGATATTTGGAG GAACTACTCCATCAACTGTTGCAAACAAAGAATGGTGGGAAGCAACTGACAAGAAGTTCCAGGCATGGCCTCGCACTGCCGGTCCACCTGTGGTCATGAATCCCATCAGTCGTCAGAATTTCATTGTGAAGGCAGGAACCGATGAATGA